The Lepidochelys kempii isolate rLepKem1 chromosome 20, rLepKem1.hap2, whole genome shotgun sequence sequence GCCTTGTGCTGGCTCCCCGGAGCCTCCTGCCCTGGCCAGCCTGGCTCCCGGCCCTGCAACGCGCCCCGGGTCTCACGTGTCCTTGGTCCGGGCCCCTGTGCTCCGGCTCGCCCAGCGCCTGTGGGGATTCCAACTGTCGCCCGATGGCTGTTGGAAGGGGCGGGGGAATGGGGAGCAGGCTCCATTGTGAGGCAGCATCTGCCTCCTTCGTCCCTAGGGGCCAGAGAGTGGGACTGCTATAGGGCCATAGACTGGGACCACTGTAGGGTGTCTATACGGTCCTCAGTTTCCCATGGCTGCAGGGTCTATGGCTTGGGACTAAATCAGATCTTCCCCACAGAACACTAGGGGACCCCATTCTGTCAGTGACTACCAACCAAGGGCTGTTCTTTTGGTCCCGTATTTGgggccccacccctctgccacaTCCAGCTAGCCCCTGCCGGGAGCAGGGCCGTGCCAGCAGAGGGcatgggggctggtggggggccaGGCTGAGCGGCATATGCTGGAACATGCAGCCCATGACTATTCAGCTCCATTCAGCGGGAGATAGGGGATTCCCGCAACGCCGCCCATAGGCCCCCTGGGGGCATTTTGGCCAGGGGGTGCAATGCCCAgtcccacctctccctctctgtAAAGCACGGGCTGCGATCCTGCAACAAGTGTTCCCACGGGGCCATTCTGTACAGGGCTTAGTAACCACGGTCGTGCTTTGTACATTACAGAGAGTTAGccaaggagggggctgggctggctcttGTTGACTAGAACTCCCAAAATGAAGAAGGAAGGGCTTGTAGTTAAGGGGTGGGACTGGGACTCATGTGacatgggttctgttcctggctctgccacagattccctgtccccttcctgtgcctcagtttccccatctgtaaaatggagattgttctcctttctttgtctctttagaatctttggggggcagggactgtttgtaCAGGAGacctctgggtgctaccataacacAAACAATAAATAGGCACCCACAAAAAACCGTCTTCCTTTTAGAAATTAACAAGGCAATTGAATTCTAGAAGTATAAGAGTCACCCCTTGGGAGTTTAAGATCATGTGCTGTCCATAAtcccagggatgaatttcattcCAAAATGAGTAAAGGgaaatctttttttccctccacaacCCAGCTTTGCTCTTCCCTGAACCTCGTCACTTTCAAACAGCCACTTGCAATAGCCAAGGTAACAACATCTGCATAGAAAGATCATGGATATTTAATTTATACAAATTACAAGACATTGGCAGAAAAAACATTGCCGGGGGCAGAAAACCAATGACACACTGTTGACTTGATCTTTTCTGAACACACACAAGGAGGATGGGGGAAAAGGGACATGAAATATTTCATTAGAATTCAAGTTCATGATGTGCTATATCAGTAAAAGTGCATCGTTTAAGTATTTCTCAGATTGCTGGGCATGTTTAAAGCTGTGGTGAGCACAGAGGGATGACTGGAATTTGTAATTATTCCCCCAAGTCTCTGCTTTCATTAAAAGAAGGGATGGAAGAGCCAGTCTCAAGCTGTTACGGCTGCAAAGAGAACCCTCAGCATGTGAAGTAACTGATGCAGTGacatctgcctgagtttgcagagagcctgaatcAGTCACTCTGAAAGGAGGGACCTGCCCTTTTCATTGCAGCTCAGACGCAATGAGAGTACGTTAAAATGTCAACATGGCTCACTGTGTCACAGCTCAAAGCATGTGacaaatgaaaggaaatactGTAAGAGCTACGTAAATGATCCTCAGTCAGTGCATGTTTTGGGTAGGGTCTACAATAACATGTGGTAGGGGGCATGTTGGTTTCATTCTCCTCTTTTAGATGTTTAGATTGCCACCTTTAAGCTAATTTCTTGTTGAGCACACAAGAAAAACAGGTCAGATCAAATTTATCATTGAAACATACACAAAAAATGGCATGGAAAAGATACCATCTCCATTTTCACGTAGTCTCATTGGCGTCGTATCCATCTGATTGCTTAGTGCTATTACAGATTAACAGGAAATATTAGTGATTAGTTATTAATAAGAAAAGTTAGGTTTCTCTCGCAGTAAACATCAGGAAGATGCACAGGCAGGAGGAGTTATGGACGGCAGGAGAGGCATTTTGTGTTTCCGGTGGAAATCTTGTTTTTCAGGAGTTTGTACCGATCTGACAATACAGAACCAGGGAAACAGCCATAGCCGCCAGctaggaaacaagaaaacaaagagGGAAACAGTTACAAAgagttcatagattttaagatcacaataggccaggggtggccaacctgtggctcgggagccccatgcggctcttcagaagttaatacacTGCTCCTTGTCTAGGCCCCGACTCCAGGCCTGGAgcgacaggtgccaactttccaatgtgccagggggtgctcactgctcaacccctggctccccaccccttcccgccccctcccctgagcctaccCTGATCTTGCttctcccccccagcctcctgcaccccatgaaacagctgattggaaagtgcagggagggaggggggaggcaggagggggaggcgctgaccggcggggggctgccggtgggcgggaggtgccgggagcagggggaagggagctgatgcggggctgctggcgtattactgtggctctttggcaatgtacattggtaaattctggctccttctcaggctcagattggccacccctgtaatAAATCATTAGAActtctagtctgacatcctgtataacagGCCAGAGAATTACCCCTATctgcactgcattgtaaacccggGTCTGCAGGACCTGGACTTGTGAACTCTGACACCGCCAAACTGTTCAGGCCAAGGTGCCGAGGGGCACGATCCAAGGAAAGATAACtgccccccattttacaggtggagaaactgaggcatggagcagggacgagtggggctgggggaagtgacttgccaggGATTGCCCAGCAaggcagtagcagagccaggaactgaatgaAGTTCTCATGAGTCCTAGACCACAAGTATGCCATGAAAGCATAAAGCGTACCTCGAGCACACCAATTCCTAATGCCACCCCACCAACGATCCTCCCGTTCCTGCTCAGGAAGGTCTGGAACTCCTGCaagcagccctgggaggggaaagagaatcACAGATGCAAAGCGGGCCAGTGATGGGGCCAGTGCGTCTCATCTCGGCACTAATGACAGTCTGTCCCCACAATGGCCCATAGCGGCTCGTTAATTGGGGATGTGATTGTAATATCAAACCTAGGGCTGGATTCTCTGTTGGTGTGAAAAACCAACGGCAGTTCCACAACCTGTCCCTGGGAAAGTTTCTTCTTAGGCCAGGCCTTATACTAGACAGATTTACTGATAGAGCTATGCAGCTCTATCAGCAAACCCTCCGAATGGAGATGCAGCATCTACTGGCGGAAGAGTTCAGAGAGGTGACCAAAGAGCAAGCCAGGCAATTCCTTCGTCTTGGAATCTCAATCCAACCAGTTTCCCCGGGAGCAACTCTGCCTCAGGAACTGGCTAATCAGAGCCCGAGGCAGACAGCAAACTCTACCCAGAGCCTTGCTAACCCAAAACTAAGAACACAGAATTTCTTCCCAAGACTGAAAACTTGCTCAGAACGCTAAAAAATAAGAAGAATTTGGAAGACTGTGTATGTCAGCGCCACATTCACTAACAACTCATAGCCTGTCTCCTATGGCAAATACCTTGCTATGGTCTTTTCCTTACCTTCTTGGTGCTGTCCAGTTCAGATTCCGGGCACTCCCGCTTGGGCGGCAGGCAGCAGCCTGTGGGATAAGTCTGGCTGTGCGTTTGGTAGAAGTAGGAGCTGTTGAAATCCTTGTAGTTGTTGAAGCCACAGCACTTCAGCTAGAACGAGAACACCAGTTGATTTACAGCCACAGCCACATTTTAGATTCACGTCCAGGACGGTTTGACTGGGGGGAGGATGTGGCCGTTTAAGAAGGCAGTGTTGTAAAAACCTTGCCCTGCCCTGAAAGTGAATCACATAGGCTTAATCGCTAACGGAAGTGGGTGGCTTTGCATTTAAAGTGCTTGGCTGGGACACAGGAGATCTACATTCAATTTCTAGAGTCCCTAGGCAagattctgtgcctcagtttcccccatctggaAAATGCAGCTAATGATCCTTCCAGCTCCCCCGTGGGCCAGCTTAGACTATCCAGAGCACTAAAGCCCTCCAGCCGGACCCCTAGGAGTGATGTAAGAGCTGCCTCTGCAGGTGCTTAATTTcaagcatgtgctcaagtcccACTGGCCTTCCAGCAtggagattccccctcccccacacacacacactgctggggGAATTCCCCTTGCCCGCCATGCATCAGCTGGCCAAATCCATCTCTTCCAGAGGGAATGCCGAAATGCGCCACTGCTCACCTCCTTCATGGTTGTGTCCCAAATTGCAGTCAAGTCGTCCTGCCTCCCGTAATCCTCTCGTAAGGTTTTCACAGCCCAGGTTTTCAGGTGCTCAATGAATATATCAGCCTGGAacccagagacacacacagattGGCACCTTGTCTTGTCTTTCAGGAGCTGTTTGGTTTTTCATTTATTGAGCTTAGCAGACAAATGAAACAACCTCCCAGTGCAACGAGCCAGGCATTTAAATGACTGCACCAGCCCTCGGGAGACACATGGCAGATCTAGTGTTTTATACCTTTATCTTCTATTTGTTTAACCCGGGGACGGCCagcctggatcagaccaatggtccatctaaggcaatatcccatctctgacagtggtcaaagTCACATCCTTCAGAGGAAGGAATAGGATTAATTTCCTTTCCAGGACCATTTATTTGCATTAACTATCACAACTCTACTTCTAGTACGTATGTAATCTTCCAACCTCTCTCTGAATTTTGCTATGTTCTCAGCCTAAGCACCATccagcagcagtgagttccacagatgaATAGcacgttgtgtgaaaaaatatttctgtcaATCAACCCTGAGGTTGACACCTTTCAGTTCCAGTCAGCATCCCCTTGATCTTGTGCTTTGACGGGGGTTTTAAATGTTGACCCAGAGAAAGTCATGAGGATTGGAGTTGAACAAATTGTTATTATTTTGGGGGGGTGCAAAATGCTTGTTGGCCAAAAATGCAGGTTTAGTTGAATTTTCTGCATAGTTTCGgccaaaaaaaggggggaggggtttcTCCTAaacagtcaaaacatttcatttctaaaTTTAGTTAGATTTAACGAAAAAttccaaacaaaccccaaaaggGTAAAAAGAAACCATCgagaaactaaacaaacccagggatgttagagggggtgggatctgagttacgacagagaattctttcctcggtatctggctggtgaatcttgcccacatgctcagggttcagctgatcgccatatttggggtcgggaaggaattttcctccagggcagattggatgaggccctgggggtttttcgccttcctctgcagcatggggcgcgggtcacttgctggaggattctctgcaccgtgaagtctttaaaccacgatttgaggacttcaatagctcagacataggtgagaggtttattgcaggagtgggtgggtgagattctgtggcctgcgtggtgcaggaggtcggactagatgatcataatggtcccgtctGACCTTAGTGTCCATGAATctataacaatttttttttcagtttttcgttttggcaagaaaaaaaatgaaagtttggggtcaacctgaaatatttttgaaaacaattccagttcagccactgaaccaaaTACTCAGTCGCTCACTCAGCTGTCTCTAGGCTCTAGGCATTGTTATTTACCCTGTTATTTACAACATCTAGGGAGACAAGCCTAGGCCAGGGCCCCGGGGGTGCtgcaggagagaacccaggaatcctgactcccatgACTTTCCACCTCCCTTAGCAGAATCCCCCTAGGTCCTGTTTTAAGAGGCGGAGGAGAGCCGTCAAACAGTTCCCAGCCTGTGGGGCTCTGACTCAGacaccagaagctgggagtggagcaCAGCGGTGGCTCACTGAACGGCTCTGTTCCATACACTCCCCTGATGCTCTGGTACAGGGCAGTGGtggagacaggatcctgggctggatggactcgGGTCTGACCCAGGCTGGCAGCTCGAATGTTCTCAAAGCCCAGCCTTGAACTTACCATAGAAGAGAAGGCGAGGACTACGACAGCCCCCGTGACCTCAGCGATGAAGAGAATCAGGATAATGACAAAGaactggagacagagagagaccgaGATCAAAAGCCGCCCGTACCGGCACAGAGACCTTTGCAGGAGCCATCCCTGGGGGCTGGAGAAAAGGGTCCCCTGGCAAGGTGTGGCAGCCCCAGGCGGTCATAGTCAGAAATAGACCAACACAGCCAAGGGCCAGATTtgggtatttaggcacctgaagatgcagagccaatgggaattaggtacccAACTCACAGAGGCACCTTTTACATTCCAGTAGGCGCCTGTTTTATTAAAGCGCTCGTCAATGCAGCTGACAAAGGTCTAACAAGGTCCAGCAGCTGGAAGTCGAAGCTAGACtcattcaggctggaaataaggggcACGTTATTAACcgcgagggtaattaaccattcaaACAAGTTTCAAAGGGCTAAGGCAGCTTCTCCCTCGCTGGCAGTGTTCAAATCAAgacaggatgtttttctaaaagatctgctctcacTTAAACAGGAATTGAGTCGGGAAGGGTCAAtcggcctgtgttatacaggaggtcaggctgagggatcacaatggtcccttcggGCTTTAGCATCTAGGAATCTGCTTCTGAACTACCTTGTAAATCTGGCTTCCAGCCCCTAGGGGAGACAACGAGTTGTTCGGTGTTAGCTACAGAGGGACCGACTTTTGGATAGTCTTAGAAGAATCTGAGCTCAGAGCTAGCTGGGAAATTATATTTTTCCCCtggaaattttgacaaaattttgtacattttcatCAAATGTTTCTTagaatttttcagattttcatcCACCTCCTTCCCACAAAAAGTTCTGGTATTTTTCTATCAAAACCTGAAATTTCTCAAAGCCACAAAATGCCGTTGCTGAAAACcagttctccctccccccgctgctTTTCAGGGGTTGGGGATTTTTTTGGCAGAAACCTGAACATTTCCAGCAACAGTGGGAATTTTGGGGGTGAAAATGTCCCAAAAAAGCCTTTAGAGGGAAATTTTCCCACTTCCTAACCTGGAGAGgcggcaggggtggggcagagctggaaaaATCATTTTGTGGGAAATATCTCGCACGTTTCCACGGTGGGACTCAAGCCCAGGCCTGCCGAGGGGTCAGCCACCACCTCCTCGCGCTGTCAtagcccgcccgcccgcccgcccgcaaTCCACCGAGGGTGCACGCCGTCGGACGGTCTGCCCCGGGAGAGCCAGCTGACCGGTGGTTTAACAATCCCTGATTGGCTCCTTGATCCTCCGTAAGCCCCTGGGCATCCCAGGAGGCGCCCAGAGGATAACAGTGTGACCAGCTTCCACGACTGCGCTGCTTCTCTGTCTCTGAACAACCGGCATTGACGTTGGCTCTGACCTGTCTCCCGCTCAACCCCGGAACCCCAGTGCTGACCCTGATACCTGGCGCTGGCCCTTGGCCTGGACTCCATCTCTGGCTCTGCCCCTCAGCTTGACTCAAGACTCAGACCCTGGGTTTGCCGTTCAGCTTCTCTGACCCCGGGCTTTGGTTCCTGGCTCCTGCCTCTCCACCTTCCTACCGTCACCCAGGATTCGGACAAAGGTTCAAAACAGAACCAGTTTTGCAGAAGTTGCCATGACCTGCACCCCCATCGTaggtaggggaaactgaggcacacagcggTGCTTTGCCCAGGGTCACTCCGGGAGTCTGGGGCAAAGCCAGAATCTGAAACAAAATGTACTGTGTCCTAGCCAACCCCCTTAATGATCCCTCTAGCCAGGAGCACTTCGACTCTGCACAAAGGTA is a genomic window containing:
- the LOC140900791 gene encoding tetraspanin-1-like isoform X3: MGCFSFLKMMMFVFNGVIFLGGLAVLGIGIWMKVDGGSFVQILGAAAPQLMQLINVGYLCIAVGTFLLLMGFLGCCGAMKESKCMLLLFFVIILILFIAEVTGAVVVLAFSSMADIFIEHLKTWAVKTLREDYGRQDDLTAIWDTTMKELKCCGFNNYKDFNSSYFYQTHSQTYPTGCCLPPKRECPESELDSTKKGCLQEFQTFLSRNGRIVGGVALGIGVLELAAMAVSLVLYCQIGTNS
- the LOC140900791 gene encoding tetraspanin-1-like isoform X2; translation: MGHPASGDSSFLTAPRQRCWKMGCFSFLKMMMFVFNGVIFLGGLAVLGIGIWMKVDGGSFVQILGAAAPQLMQLINVGYLCIAVGTFLLLMGFLGCCGAMKESKCMLLLFFVIILILFIAEVTGAVVVLAFSSMADIFIEHLKTWAVKTLREDYGRQDDLTAIWDTTMKELKCCGFNNYKDFNSSYFYQTHSQTYPTGCCLPPKRECPESELDSTKKGCLQEFQTFLSRNGRIVGGVALGIGVLELAAMAVSLVLYCQIGTNS
- the LOC140900791 gene encoding tetraspanin-1-like isoform X1, with the translated sequence MGHPASGDSSFLTAPRQRCLINWKLQTRCWKMGCFSFLKMMMFVFNGVIFLGGLAVLGIGIWMKVDGGSFVQILGAAAPQLMQLINVGYLCIAVGTFLLLMGFLGCCGAMKESKCMLLLFFVIILILFIAEVTGAVVVLAFSSMADIFIEHLKTWAVKTLREDYGRQDDLTAIWDTTMKELKCCGFNNYKDFNSSYFYQTHSQTYPTGCCLPPKRECPESELDSTKKGCLQEFQTFLSRNGRIVGGVALGIGVLELAAMAVSLVLYCQIGTNS